The following are encoded together in the Arcticibacterium luteifluviistationis genome:
- a CDS encoding purine-nucleoside phosphorylase, which produces MNLSQRINNTTNYLKEKTADFQPQIGIILGTGLGGLLKEIEVAYEIPYSDIPDFVEATVEFHSGKLVFGTLSGKKVVCMSGRFHYYEGYSMEQVTFPVRVMDSLGIKRLLISNACGGMNPDFKESDLMIIDDHISLFLPENPLVGECIKGDRFPDMSAPYDAEMIQIAQDIATENSFDRVQQGVYVSVSGPALESKAEYRLLRLVGADAVGMSTVPEALVAIQVGLKVFAISVITDMCIPETLKKAKIEDILNAAYAAEPQMTTIIKGVLERVK; this is translated from the coding sequence ATGAACCTATCTCAAAGAATAAATAACACCACCAACTACCTAAAAGAAAAGACAGCTGATTTTCAACCTCAAATAGGAATTATCTTAGGAACAGGTCTTGGAGGTTTACTGAAAGAGATAGAAGTAGCCTATGAAATACCTTACTCTGATATTCCAGATTTTGTAGAAGCTACCGTAGAGTTTCATTCTGGCAAACTGGTTTTTGGTACGCTTTCTGGTAAAAAAGTAGTTTGTATGTCTGGAAGGTTTCATTATTATGAAGGCTACAGCATGGAGCAAGTTACTTTTCCTGTAAGAGTGATGGATAGCTTGGGCATTAAAAGGCTTTTGATATCAAACGCTTGCGGAGGAATGAATCCTGACTTTAAGGAGTCTGATTTAATGATAATTGACGACCATATTTCGCTGTTTTTACCAGAGAATCCTTTAGTAGGGGAGTGTATAAAAGGCGACAGGTTTCCGGACATGTCAGCACCTTATGATGCAGAGATGATTCAAATTGCCCAGGATATAGCTACTGAGAACTCCTTTGACAGAGTACAGCAAGGCGTTTACGTTAGCGTAAGTGGTCCAGCTTTAGAAAGTAAGGCCGAATATAGGCTGTTAAGATTAGTGGGAGCAGATGCTGTAGGTATGAGCACCGTACCTGAAGCTTTGGTGGCTATTCAGGTAGGTCTAAAGGTTTTTGCTATTTCGGTAATAACGGACATGTGTATTCCAGAAACGTTGAAAAAAGCCAAAATTGAGGATATCTTAAATGCTGCGTACGCAGCAGAACCTCAAATGACCACTATTATAAAAGGGGTTTTAGAAAGAGTTAAATAA
- the rpmB gene encoding 50S ribosomal protein L28: MSKVCQITGKRTRVGNNVSHANNRTKRKFYPNLQKQKFFLESEGIWVELKVSTQAMRTINKKGLEATLIQAAKKGTLSL, translated from the coding sequence ATGTCAAAGGTTTGCCAAATCACCGGTAAGAGAACAAGAGTTGGAAACAACGTTTCTCACGCAAATAATAGAACGAAGAGAAAATTTTACCCAAATCTTCAGAAGCAGAAATTCTTCTTGGAGTCGGAAGGTATCTGGGTAGAACTTAAAGTTTCTACGCAAGCTATGCGTACTATTAACAAGAAAGGTCTTGAAGCTACTTTAATACAAGCAGCTAAGAAAGGTACTCTTTCTTTGTAA